DNA from Methylobacterium currus:
GACCTCCGTCACGCCGATCGCCCGGATCGCATCAGCCACGCTCTGCCCCTGCGAGACCAGCACGTCCACCTGCCGCAGCTTGGTCACGACCTCTTCCGGCTTGTGCTTCTTCGTTCCCATCGCGTCCGTCCTCCGTCGGCTCAGAGCCATACTTCAGGGCGGACCACTCCGCTGGGGGCTGACCAACGCGACTGAACCGGACATTGCAAGTTTCGAGAGCATCGCGCAGCACGCGATCATAACCGCCGCTTGCTTCAAAGATGACCCATGCTCCCTGCTTTGCACATGCAGCGGCGAAGCTTCGTGCTGCAGCAGCCGTATTTGCGATCCGGCGTGCGCCGCTGAGTACATGGTGAACGTCGAGCCAGTCCTTGGCGACATCAACTCCGACGAAGACGTCTTGCATCATGATCCCTGCTCCTGTCCTGCGGGATCGGCCGAAGCTGTCCCAATCAACTGTTCAGGCTGATGCTTCATGGCGCGGACGGCTCCCGATCCGGGAACTGGGCTCAGACACCCTGGAGGCTCGCGGGATGCCGTCCGCGGGCGCAGAGTAGATCAACAGCGACAGACAGGAGGCTCCAACTTCTGAGAGGATGGAGCCATGACGAAGCGAACAACCCCGTTTTCCCCTGAGGTGCGCGAGCGTGCCGTGCGGATGGTGCGCGAGCACGAGGGCGAGCACGGCTCGCAGTGGTCAGCGATCCAGTCGATTGCGGCCAAGATCAGCTGCTCAGGCGAGACGTTGAGGAACTGGGTGCGCCAGTCCGAGCGTGACCAGGGCGTGCGTCCTGGCCAGACGACGGACGAGCGCGAGCGGATCAAGGCGCTCGAGCGAGAGAACCGTGAGCTGCGCCAAGCTAACGAGATCCTGCGCAAAGCGAGCGCGTATTTCGCGATGGCGGAGCTCGACCGCCGGTCGCGGCCATGATCAGCTTCATCGACGATCATCGCGAGGTCTACGGGGTCGAGCCGATCTGCAGGGTGCTGCCGATTGCCCCATCGACCTACTACCTGCATGCTGCCCGGCGTGCCGATCCCGAGAAGCAACCGGTTCGTGCCCGCAGCGACGCGGCCTTGATGATCGAGATCAAGCGCGTGTTCGAGGCGAACTTCTGCGTCTACGGCGTGCGGAAGATCTGGCGGCAACTGGCCCGGGAGGGGATCGTGACCGCGCGATGCACGGTGGCGCGGTTGATGCGCCGATTGGGCTTGGCGGGGGTGGTACGTGGCAGGACCGTGCGCACCACGATCCCCGACCCAGCCGCAGCCTGCCCGCTCGATCGGGTCAACCGTCAGTTCAAGGCTCCCCGACCGAATGCCTTGTGGGTCAGTGACTTCACGTACGTGGCGACGTGGTCGGGCTTCGTCTATATGGCCTTCGTCATCGATGTGTTCGCCCGGCGCATCGTCGGTTGGCGAGCCTCACGTAGCGCTCATGCGAGCTTCGTGCTGGATGCTCTGGAACAGGCGCTGCACGAGCGTCGTCCTGTGCAGGGCAGCGGGCTGGTGCATCACTCGGACCGTGGCTCGCAATACTTAGCTCTACGGTACACCGAGCGCCTGGCTGGAGCCGGCATCGAGCCGTCGGTCGGCAGCGTCGGTGACAGCTACGACAACGCCTTGGCGGAGACGATCAACGGCCTGTTCAAGGCAGAGGTCATCCATCGACGCGGGCCGTGGCGATCCTTCGAGGCGGTCGAGTACGCCACCCTGGAATGGGTCGACTGGTACAACCACCGTCGCCTCCTCGCGCCGATCGGCAACGTTCCTCCCGCCGAGGCCGAAGCGCGCTATCATGCCAACGTCGGCGACCAAGCCCTGGCCGCCTGACCCAAGACAATCAGCCTCCGACAAACCCGGAGCGGTTCAGCCTCGACCCCCGAAGCGCCCCTTGGGCTGGCGGAGCCGGTGTCCGCGGCCACCCCTCGGATGAGGGCGCCACCCATGGAGTGATCCATGCGGCAGCAAACGGTCTCCTCAGGGCACATGCCTCCTCGGACGCCCGGTCAATGTCGCGGCGGTGCCAGACCACAGCGGCGCCCGACGCCAAGACCAACGCCGGACAGAACCCCCTCTCGGTCATCCGGTCCCGCACCGGCGCGGTCCTTACCCCGAGCGCCTCGGCCGCCATGCTGCTCAGCATGTACTCGTCCCCGAAGTCTTCGATGTCGCTCTCACGGAAAGTCGCCGAACCGGGCCCGTTGGCAGTGATCGAGCCTGGACGGGGCGGCGAGCGCACGACACACTCGTTGGTCAGCAGACCTGCCGCTGCCTGTTTCTGGGTGAGGTAGGGGCAGAGTCGTCCGACGATCATGTCCAGGGGGCAAGCGTGTCCTCCCT
Protein-coding regions in this window:
- a CDS encoding IS3 family transposase (programmed frameshift) translates to MTKRTTPFSPEVRERAVRMVREHEGEHGSQWSAIQSIAAKISCSGETLRNWVRQSERDQGVRPGQTTDERERIKALERENRELRQANEILRKASAYFANGGARPPVAAMISFIDDHREVYGVEPICRVLPIAPSTYYLHAARRADPEKQPVRARSDAALMIEIKRVFEANFCVYGVRKIWRQLAREGIVTARCTVARLMRRLGLAGVVRGRTVRTTIPDPAAACPLDRVNRQFKAPRPNALWVSDFTYVATWSGFVYMAFVIDVFARRIVGWRASRSAHASFVLDALEQALHERRPVQGSGLVHHSDRGSQYLALRYTERLAGAGIEPSVGSVGDSYDNALAETINGLFKAEVIHRRGPWRSFEAVEYATLEWVDWYNHRRLLAPIGNVPPAEAEARYHANVGDQALAA